A single Apodemus sylvaticus chromosome 20, mApoSyl1.1, whole genome shotgun sequence DNA region contains:
- the LOC127671127 gene encoding olfactory receptor 12-like: protein MKPEQSKNYTELTDFILLGFWTSPEARVPLFLLFLLIYLVIVLGNISMLTVIKIDSRLHTPMYFFLQNLSFLDLCYSTVIAPKALATFFSKEKKISYNECATQFFFFALFVGTEGFFLAVMAYDRFSAICSPFLYTVHMSQPACIRLVAGSYVCGCINSMIQTGFTFSLRFCGENRLDHFFCDVPALIKISCVDTFVNEIVLFILSALIIISTITIILISYAYILSTVLKIPSTHGRSKTFSTCGSHIAVVSLFYGTVFFMYAQPGSISSPEKSKIVAVFYTLIIPMLNPLIYSLRNTEVKNALKKTLLRKIPWH, encoded by the coding sequence ATGAAACCGGAACAGAGCAAGAACTATACTGAGCTGACAGACTTTATTCTGCTGGGGTTCTGGACATCTCCAGAAGCACGGGTTCCCTTATTTTTACTGTTCTTGCTTATCTATCTGGTCATTGTATTGGGAAACATCAGCATGTTAACTGTCATTAAAATAGACTCCAGACTTCATACACCAATgtatttctttctccaaaatttaTCCTTTTTAGATCTCTGCTATTCCACAGTCATTGCTCCTAAAGCTCTAGCTACTTTTTTctccaaggaaaagaaaatttcatataATGAATGTGCAacacagttctttttctttgctctttttgTTGGAACAGAAGGTTTCTTTCTGGCTGTGATGGCATATGACCGCTTCTCTGCCATTTGTTCGCCGTTCCTGTACACAGTCCATATGTCTCAGCCAGCTTGCATACGTTTGGTGGCTGGCTCCTATGTCTGTGGGTGCATCAACTCCATGATACAAACAGGATTCACCTTCAGCTTGCGTTTCTGTGGAGAAAACAGGTTGGACCACTTTTTCTGTGATGTCCCAGCTCTGATCAAGATCTCGTGTGTTGACACTTTTGTGAATGAGATTGTGCTGTTCATTCTCTCTGCTCTCATCATCATCTCCACCATAACTATTATTCTGATTTCCTATGCCTACATCCTTTCCACTGTCCTGAAGATCCCCTCCACCCACGGGAGGAGTAAGACTTTCTCTACCTGTGGCTCTCATATAGCAGTGGTGAGTTTATTCTATGGAACTGTGTTCTTCATGTATGCCCAGCCTGGGTCCATCTCTTCACCAGAGAAAAGCAAGATTGTAGCTGTGTTCTACACACTTATCATCCCCATGTTGAATCCTCTGATTTATAGCTTAAGGAATACAGAGGTAAAAAATGCTTTGAAGAAGACATTGCTGAGAAAAATACCCTGGCATTGA